A genomic stretch from Sulfobacillus thermosulfidooxidans includes:
- a CDS encoding nuclease-related domain-containing protein, with protein MGIVFAGTLILITVTILVLALRPPNAYIRGKQGEIIVQGALRLLDPLEYDVFHDITVPCTSTASGICQIDHIVVGSSAIFVIETKNIQGALHGKRREVYWTHVVGMQKRRIYAPHRQNATHIKTLRRAFPDLPKDIWFSLIAVPNSLQLYIEEISGAHIVQFSHLVDFITRSNASIPQPLSPAQREYVIRTLLQWKRHHALKHSWLGRLTRRRRNLGNSLEVASGRCPVCGSPLQVVKDTNGSKMVCSKSSCTFSTTVLSITALRQPKDHTKN; from the coding sequence ATGGGGATTGTATTTGCGGGAACTTTAATTTTAATTACTGTTACGATTCTGGTTCTCGCGCTGCGTCCACCAAATGCTTATATTCGTGGAAAGCAAGGCGAAATAATTGTGCAAGGGGCTCTACGGCTTTTAGATCCCCTGGAATACGATGTTTTTCATGATATTACGGTGCCTTGCACTTCGACTGCATCGGGTATTTGTCAAATTGATCATATTGTCGTGGGGTCCTCGGCAATTTTTGTGATTGAAACGAAGAATATTCAAGGGGCTTTGCACGGAAAACGCCGTGAAGTGTATTGGACTCATGTAGTTGGCATGCAGAAACGGCGGATTTATGCTCCTCACCGTCAAAATGCGACGCATATCAAAACGTTGCGGCGGGCTTTTCCCGATTTACCTAAAGATATTTGGTTTTCCTTAATTGCCGTGCCTAATTCCCTTCAATTGTATATTGAAGAAATTTCAGGGGCGCATATCGTGCAGTTTTCTCATTTAGTGGATTTTATTACCCGATCGAATGCCAGTATTCCCCAACCACTCTCTCCCGCGCAACGCGAATATGTGATTCGCACCTTACTGCAATGGAAACGGCATCATGCTTTAAAGCATTCTTGGTTAGGGCGTCTTACCCGGCGCCGCCGCAATTTAGGCAACAGCTTAGAGGTTGCCAGTGGCCGTTGCCCGGTTTGCGGGAGTCCTTTGCAAGTGGTTAAGGATACAAATGGATCGAAAATGGTTTGTAGTAAATCGTCTTGTACCTTTTCCACGACGGTCTTGTCCATTACCGCATTGCGCCAGCCCAAAGATCACACGAAGAACTAA
- a CDS encoding TM2 domain-containing protein — MKSKVSAGILALFFGFVGVHKFYLGQKTQGILYILFSWTFIPMIVAFIEAIRLFSMSDEDFDARYNKGMVVQQPL; from the coding sequence ATGAAGAGTAAAGTGAGCGCAGGAATTTTGGCGTTATTTTTTGGATTTGTAGGCGTGCACAAATTTTATCTTGGTCAAAAGACGCAAGGAATTCTTTATATACTTTTTAGCTGGACTTTTATTCCAATGATTGTTGCTTTTATTGAAGCCATTCGCCTATTTTCCATGTCCGATGAGGACTTTGATGCCCGGTACAATAAGGGAATGGTTGTGCAACAGCCTTTATGA
- a CDS encoding zinc-dependent alcohol dehydrogenase: protein MEIAPLLAGICGSDRGLILGHSSPYLAPLTKFPAVLGHEVVGRVVEDSPQWSKGTVVVVNPALSCTSLALKNPCPACRKGRPDLCYYRGQHDIGLLMGFHTHFPGGFAERMWVPSHQVYQVPSEMKPERAVLTEPLSIVLYGLSHIEWSSVHRVLVIGSGTIGLLTLFALQEKDLTHDLVMAVARYPHQQKWAKRLGAEVVSNLSAPALTEITGTPYPHIWHTPSWRPRGFDLVIDAAGSSSSLQGAISCVRPGGQILLLGAANEMKWDFTPIWSKDITFYGTYGYGPNPDQTFNQALNLLHTTTIPIEQLITHTFFLDDYQNAFATLENQGREPIKICFKPRDPDFPPKA, encoded by the coding sequence GTGGAGATAGCCCCATTATTAGCGGGTATTTGTGGATCAGATCGGGGATTGATTCTGGGACATAGCTCTCCTTATTTAGCGCCTTTGACAAAATTTCCGGCTGTCTTAGGTCATGAAGTGGTAGGACGTGTTGTCGAAGACTCTCCTCAGTGGTCGAAGGGGACGGTGGTTGTCGTCAACCCCGCCTTATCCTGTACGTCGTTAGCATTAAAGAATCCCTGCCCCGCCTGCCGTAAAGGTCGTCCCGATCTTTGTTATTACCGCGGCCAGCACGACATCGGTCTACTCATGGGATTTCATACTCATTTTCCCGGCGGATTTGCCGAACGGATGTGGGTTCCTTCTCATCAGGTTTACCAAGTTCCTTCGGAGATGAAACCAGAACGGGCTGTTTTGACTGAACCCTTAAGCATTGTTCTTTATGGATTGTCCCACATTGAATGGTCTTCAGTGCATCGCGTTTTAGTCATTGGTTCCGGCACCATTGGACTTCTCACTCTATTTGCGCTGCAAGAAAAGGATCTAACCCACGATTTGGTCATGGCTGTTGCCCGTTATCCTCACCAACAAAAGTGGGCAAAACGGCTCGGTGCTGAAGTTGTTTCTAATCTCAGCGCTCCCGCTTTAACGGAAATCACCGGAACACCCTATCCCCACATTTGGCATACTCCCTCGTGGCGTCCCCGCGGGTTCGATCTCGTGATTGATGCTGCCGGATCTTCATCCTCCTTACAAGGAGCCATCAGCTGCGTGCGCCCAGGAGGCCAAATCTTGCTGTTAGGGGCCGCTAATGAGATGAAATGGGATTTCACGCCGATATGGTCTAAAGACATTACCTTTTATGGCACGTATGGCTATGGTCCCAACCCTGACCAAACCTTTAATCAGGCCTTAAACCTCTTACATACGACAACTATTCCCATTGAACAACTCATCACCCACACATTTTTCTTGGATGATTATCAAAACGCTTTCGCCACCTTGGAGAACCAAGGCCGGGAACCGATTAAAATCTGTTTTAAACCACGTGACCCAGACTTTCCCCCCAAAGCATGA
- a CDS encoding class II aldolase/adducin family protein, protein MNQFWFAPSFQENRTATDFQIRLVHSLVEAGFTLSSQVENANVVFQLVSDKTRPFRRQHYAVYVIGVAFVSSLDPHRDLLKQFYPIHIRSLSNILIVVAGSLDNPSFVITTLERGAVLLSSQDDSVEQRYQKLTERIAPLMRSHLIIRNRFHPDLRPSLWNGTRQTHSLSYAGEILESWDLLPAPFPMDEYLTPEDMAHVRRLFGIGGLSYGNLSVRHDDDSFWMSASGVDKSRLHDIGRDILLVTGFDAEDESIHLSVPETVTPRRVSVDAIEHWKIYQQHPEIGAIIHIHAWMPGVLATEFNYPCGSKELADEVAKQLAAADDPAHAVIGLKNHGLTITGDSPEEILARVHDRVVRQVPMQ, encoded by the coding sequence TTGAATCAGTTTTGGTTCGCCCCGTCGTTTCAAGAAAATCGCACCGCCACAGATTTTCAAATCCGCTTAGTACACAGTCTTGTTGAGGCCGGTTTCACTTTGAGCTCACAAGTCGAAAATGCCAATGTCGTGTTCCAACTCGTGAGCGATAAGACGCGTCCGTTTCGTCGTCAGCATTACGCCGTTTATGTCATAGGTGTGGCTTTTGTTTCATCTCTCGATCCGCATCGCGATCTTTTGAAGCAATTTTATCCCATTCATATCCGGTCTCTATCCAATATCCTCATTGTGGTCGCAGGCTCTCTCGATAATCCCTCTTTCGTCATTACAACGCTGGAACGAGGTGCTGTATTGCTGTCATCGCAAGATGATAGTGTTGAACAACGTTACCAGAAACTCACTGAGCGCATTGCGCCATTAATGCGCAGTCACCTCATAATCCGCAATCGCTTTCATCCTGACTTACGGCCCTCTTTGTGGAACGGCACACGACAAACCCATAGCCTATCTTATGCCGGAGAAATTCTCGAGAGTTGGGATCTACTTCCGGCCCCTTTCCCCATGGACGAATATCTCACCCCCGAAGATATGGCCCATGTGCGTCGCCTGTTCGGTATTGGTGGGCTGAGTTATGGCAATCTCAGCGTTCGGCACGACGATGACAGTTTTTGGATGAGCGCAAGTGGAGTGGATAAAAGCCGACTCCATGACATCGGCCGAGATATTCTTCTGGTAACGGGATTCGATGCTGAAGACGAAAGTATTCACTTAAGTGTTCCCGAAACAGTGACACCACGGCGTGTCTCAGTCGATGCGATTGAGCATTGGAAGATTTATCAACAACATCCTGAAATCGGTGCGATTATCCATATTCATGCCTGGATGCCAGGCGTTTTGGCCACAGAATTTAACTATCCTTGTGGTAGTAAAGAATTGGCGGATGAGGTGGCTAAACAGCTTGCAGCAGCCGATGATCCCGCCCATGCAGTCATCGGATTAAAAAATCACGGCTTAACGATTACCGGTGATAGCCCCGAAGAAATTTTAGCCCGCGTTCATGACCGTGTGGTTCGGCAGGTTCCGATGCAATGA
- a CDS encoding alpha/beta fold hydrolase codes for MFFYSSGLKRFLLRIVEVGVEQRLNPSKKEKDRLGKGKRGTGIKIYAQVSGQGDPVIFLPAMGWTAESAGPLVSVLEERYQFHRLDLPGFGRSEPFSKVPSWKDFALWIHRYCEQQQWNQVRIIGHSLGGIMALAYADQFPERVYQLVLLDAGYQPIPRFPEDIAKPFRYLVPALNFLASWGGIRVLTRWIGESGRVTEGSGPSSEELEKAFQEFVESQHLLITNELREAFYTAHQLVTFNPLAINLLLGIYRSKPVMAFNRLKPATLLVVPEHMTHYTPLTQIDEKGLPVLLYEVNSGHFVHYARPEVAHVIRDFFDHWN; via the coding sequence ATGTTTTTTTACTCTAGCGGGCTGAAAAGGTTTTTGCTTAGAATCGTTGAGGTTGGAGTGGAACAGAGACTTAACCCTTCAAAAAAAGAGAAGGACCGGTTGGGTAAAGGGAAGCGAGGGACTGGTATTAAAATATATGCGCAAGTCAGCGGCCAAGGAGATCCCGTAATTTTTTTGCCAGCTATGGGATGGACGGCGGAATCAGCGGGGCCTTTAGTCAGCGTGTTAGAGGAACGCTATCAATTTCACCGACTGGATTTGCCAGGATTTGGACGCAGTGAACCTTTTAGCAAAGTTCCGAGCTGGAAAGATTTTGCCTTATGGATTCACCGCTATTGTGAACAGCAGCAGTGGAATCAGGTTCGGATTATTGGGCATTCTCTCGGAGGTATTATGGCTTTGGCCTATGCCGATCAATTTCCTGAGCGTGTTTATCAATTAGTCCTCTTGGACGCTGGCTATCAACCCATTCCCCGGTTTCCCGAAGATATTGCCAAGCCCTTTCGGTATTTGGTTCCTGCACTCAATTTTTTGGCATCTTGGGGAGGTATTCGGGTGTTAACGCGCTGGATTGGTGAAAGCGGCCGCGTTACCGAGGGTTCAGGACCTTCGAGTGAGGAATTGGAAAAGGCATTTCAAGAATTTGTTGAATCCCAGCATTTATTGATTACTAATGAATTACGTGAGGCCTTTTACACCGCTCATCAATTGGTCACATTCAACCCGCTCGCGATAAATTTATTGCTGGGGATCTACCGCAGCAAACCGGTTATGGCTTTTAATCGACTTAAACCGGCTACCTTGTTAGTTGTTCCTGAACATATGACCCACTATACTCCCCTGACTCAAATTGATGAAAAGGGCTTGCCCGTGTTGCTATACGAAGTCAACAGTGGTCATTTTGTGCATTACGCGCGTCCGGAGGTTGCTCATGTGATCCGCGATTTTTTTGATCATTGGAATTGA
- a CDS encoding APC family permease, giving the protein MNSLKRDLDLKDLIIIGIAGAVGTGVLFSTAGMTALAGPGVVIAWIVGAIMYLFVGLTYVDLSALYPEAGGPSRYSLYSYGKITNLINAFADLIWYLFIPPVEALASVEGINYFYPHLINSAGSPTTLGALLGVVLMVLFFPFNYFGVRAFAKSTDFLGVIKLLLYILVAIGFIAFAHFSNFTAYGGIVPFGLGGIFAAIPLGMFAFGSIRVIPDYAEEVRSPKIIGRAIIWVVLGQTLIYVLLAVGFLTSINWVALKLHAGSWSAISSIAGNPFLTIASGAHIGWLIAFTVVIAILGPFVTGYIYQGAGTRILLAMSRTGLVSARMKEINQHYAIPVWALVVFTVVGAIVAYIAAPLPSIYNLISDAVVAGYLGFAVNPVVMLALRKQGREGKLQQSGLVAAIAFASASLIVYWSGWPSVPYASILLIAASLIFGVAYKVHEGAKNAIWYVVYIAFLTAMTYIGSVGAQKWINIDVGSVIVVLVSLIVFLPWGVASRLMQIDENTTTPQMAEIP; this is encoded by the coding sequence ATGAATAGTCTCAAACGAGATCTCGATTTGAAAGATCTCATTATCATTGGTATTGCCGGTGCTGTCGGTACCGGCGTGTTGTTTTCTACGGCGGGTATGACCGCTTTAGCGGGACCGGGTGTTGTGATTGCCTGGATCGTCGGTGCTATTATGTATCTGTTCGTTGGACTAACCTATGTCGATTTAAGTGCGCTATATCCCGAAGCAGGAGGACCGTCCCGGTACAGCCTTTATAGTTACGGGAAAATTACCAATCTGATTAATGCATTTGCAGACTTGATATGGTATCTATTTATTCCTCCCGTGGAAGCTTTAGCGTCGGTAGAAGGCATCAATTATTTTTATCCTCACTTAATCAATTCAGCTGGCAGCCCGACCACCTTAGGTGCCCTATTAGGGGTCGTATTGATGGTGCTCTTTTTTCCGTTTAACTATTTTGGTGTCCGTGCGTTTGCTAAATCCACGGATTTTCTTGGTGTGATAAAGCTTCTTTTATATATCTTAGTAGCTATCGGATTTATCGCTTTTGCCCATTTTTCCAACTTTACAGCATATGGCGGGATCGTGCCTTTTGGATTGGGCGGAATCTTTGCCGCAATTCCGCTAGGCATGTTTGCTTTTGGCAGTATTCGAGTCATTCCAGATTATGCGGAAGAGGTGCGGTCGCCAAAGATTATTGGCCGCGCCATTATTTGGGTCGTTTTAGGTCAAACCTTGATCTATGTCTTATTGGCCGTAGGCTTTTTGACCTCGATTAACTGGGTGGCCTTAAAACTCCATGCGGGATCGTGGAGTGCGATTTCATCGATTGCCGGCAATCCCTTTTTAACGATCGCGAGTGGCGCCCACATTGGATGGCTCATCGCCTTTACCGTCGTCATCGCGATTTTGGGGCCTTTTGTGACCGGGTATATCTATCAAGGGGCAGGCACTCGAATTCTGTTAGCTATGAGTCGGACAGGCCTCGTGAGTGCACGGATGAAAGAAATTAACCAGCATTATGCAATTCCGGTATGGGCGCTTGTCGTCTTTACGGTGGTGGGGGCGATTGTGGCCTATATTGCTGCGCCCTTGCCCTCGATATATAACCTGATTAGCGATGCGGTCGTTGCGGGGTATTTAGGTTTTGCCGTCAATCCTGTGGTTATGTTAGCCCTGCGCAAACAAGGCCGCGAAGGCAAATTGCAGCAGAGTGGACTCGTTGCTGCCATTGCCTTTGCCTCTGCGTCGTTAATTGTCTATTGGAGCGGATGGCCTTCTGTGCCTTACGCCAGCATCTTGCTCATTGCCGCATCCCTTATTTTCGGGGTGGCCTACAAGGTCCATGAAGGGGCGAAAAATGCGATCTGGTATGTGGTCTACATTGCTTTTTTGACGGCGATGACTTATATCGGCAGCGTGGGTGCCCAAAAATGGATAAATATTGATGTGGGCAGCGTTATTGTGGTGTTAGTCAGTTTAATTGTGTTCTTGCCATGGGGGGTCGCATCTCGTCTGATGCAAATCGACGAGAACACGACGACACCGCAAATGGCGGAAATTCCTTAA
- the sat gene encoding sulfate adenylyltransferase: MTLNSGTQLLPWKEDKLKRYERSSLASLMPVMIDNRTIADMYQIATGAYAPLTGFLEEADYLTVCSDMRLTNDSPWPIPITLAVDEEVARHLHLDQEIVLIDSHHLIRGRMTVTSIYRPNLRREAKWVYHTTDLSHPGVRYLLSRKPVYVGGPITVDYIPDFTFAPLIWRPSEVRRVISERGWKRIVGFQTRNPIHRAHEYIQKTALEIMDGLLIHPLVGPTKDDDIPPAVRIKTYQRVIDKWYRKDRVLLAAYTGAMRYAGPKEAILHAIVRRNYGCTHFIVGRDHGGVGHFYGPYDAHHIFDQFRPGELGITPLFFDDAFYCRRCQAMTSAKGCPHDEVHWVRLSGSEVRKRLNEDEPIPEEFMRKEVSQILHHYYHRERQGH, translated from the coding sequence ATGACGCTTAATAGCGGAACTCAGTTATTGCCATGGAAAGAAGACAAGTTGAAGCGCTACGAGAGATCCTCTTTGGCATCTCTCATGCCTGTTATGATCGATAATCGAACCATTGCCGATATGTATCAAATTGCTACGGGAGCGTATGCCCCTTTGACCGGATTTTTAGAAGAGGCTGACTACCTCACCGTTTGTTCGGACATGCGCCTGACCAATGACAGTCCCTGGCCCATTCCCATCACCTTGGCAGTCGACGAGGAAGTTGCTCGGCATTTGCATCTCGATCAAGAAATTGTTCTGATTGACAGCCACCACTTGATACGGGGACGGATGACCGTCACGAGTATTTACCGGCCTAATTTGCGCCGTGAAGCCAAGTGGGTTTATCACACCACCGACTTATCCCATCCCGGTGTCCGCTATTTATTAAGCCGAAAGCCTGTGTATGTCGGTGGGCCAATTACCGTTGATTACATTCCCGATTTCACTTTCGCCCCTCTTATCTGGCGGCCTTCTGAAGTGCGCCGAGTTATTTCAGAGCGGGGATGGAAACGTATTGTGGGATTTCAAACACGCAACCCCATCCACCGGGCTCATGAATACATTCAAAAAACCGCTTTAGAAATCATGGATGGACTGTTAATCCACCCACTGGTGGGCCCGACCAAAGATGATGATATTCCCCCCGCGGTGCGCATAAAAACGTATCAACGGGTCATCGACAAATGGTACCGAAAAGACCGCGTACTGTTAGCGGCTTATACCGGTGCCATGCGTTATGCTGGACCCAAAGAGGCTATTTTACATGCGATTGTACGCCGCAATTACGGATGTACCCACTTTATTGTTGGCCGCGATCACGGCGGCGTCGGCCATTTTTATGGCCCTTATGATGCCCATCACATTTTTGACCAATTTCGTCCCGGGGAACTCGGCATTACCCCACTCTTTTTTGATGATGCCTTCTATTGTCGACGCTGTCAGGCCATGACCTCGGCTAAGGGCTGTCCCCATGATGAAGTCCATTGGGTTCGTCTATCGGGATCCGAGGTGCGAAAACGCCTCAATGAGGACGAGCCGATCCCTGAAGAATTCATGCGCAAGGAAGTTTCCCAAATTTTGCACCATTACTATCATAGGGAAAGACAAGGCCATTAG
- a CDS encoding sulfotransferase family protein gives MHRSGTSLTAQLCHELGWRVTGPEDFLRQGNQYNPQGYWETSDLVTINRRILYALGGDWHVPPHFRSHWEESRELLPLKKRAMAFIQQITSPQATWKDPRLTLTLPFWKPLVRNARYIVCIRNPLDVALSLSRRDHMTQEHALSLWLLYTTQALLHTQQARRLILFYEDLMGPKAPTQLERLQRFLERDGTQTIPLPVIRPELAHGQHGLSSPAIIGKISPLAQEMWNALLRWREQNFTSDHEVLALARSFPIPRTPWHTMQKYRLNFWMRLIKMQLLEGPGS, from the coding sequence ATGCACCGCAGTGGGACATCACTTACGGCTCAGCTTTGTCATGAACTCGGTTGGCGCGTGACGGGACCGGAAGATTTTTTGCGGCAAGGTAATCAATATAATCCTCAGGGTTATTGGGAAACTTCCGATCTCGTGACCATTAATCGAAGAATTCTCTACGCCTTGGGCGGCGATTGGCATGTTCCTCCACACTTTCGATCACACTGGGAAGAATCTCGAGAACTCCTCCCGTTAAAGAAGCGGGCCATGGCTTTTATTCAGCAGATCACCTCGCCACAAGCTACCTGGAAAGATCCCCGATTAACGCTCACATTACCTTTTTGGAAACCGCTTGTTCGTAACGCGCGCTATATCGTCTGCATTCGCAATCCTCTAGACGTTGCCCTGTCTCTTTCCCGGCGTGACCATATGACACAAGAACATGCTCTAAGTCTCTGGCTTCTTTATACCACGCAAGCCCTCTTGCACACGCAACAGGCCCGCCGTCTCATCCTCTTTTATGAAGATTTAATGGGACCAAAAGCTCCAACACAGCTTGAGCGGTTACAGCGGTTTTTAGAGAGAGACGGCACCCAAACAATACCGTTGCCAGTCATTCGCCCAGAATTGGCCCATGGTCAACACGGTTTAAGCTCTCCTGCAATCATCGGAAAAATTTCACCCTTAGCGCAGGAGATGTGGAATGCTCTTCTACGTTGGCGTGAACAGAACTTCACGTCAGACCACGAAGTTCTCGCTCTGGCTCGATCCTTTCCCATTCCACGAACACCATGGCACACCATGCAAAAATACCGCCTCAATTTCTGGATGCGGCTCATTAAGATGCAGTTATTGGAGGGACCAGGTTCATGA
- the cysC gene encoding adenylyl-sulfate kinase: MDGHSKFDTRFVVWFTGLSGVGKSTLAQGLASRLRTLGYPTTVLDGDILRKGLCQDLGFSPQDRHENIRRAGHVAKILVDAGVIVLSAFITPFEKDRQMLRQLFLPEQFIEVHVDCPLEICQQRDPKRLYQKAQAGLVPEFTGISSPYERPIRPDLRIPTDQLDVIQSLDVLWQFLQGRYPLISPRPC, translated from the coding sequence GTGGACGGTCATTCTAAGTTCGATACACGTTTTGTTGTTTGGTTTACGGGATTGTCGGGAGTTGGTAAATCAACACTAGCGCAAGGACTCGCTTCCCGTTTAAGAACGTTAGGTTATCCCACGACCGTATTAGATGGGGATATTCTGCGAAAGGGCTTATGCCAAGACTTGGGTTTTTCTCCGCAAGATCGGCACGAAAATATTCGCCGTGCTGGACATGTGGCCAAAATTTTAGTGGATGCGGGCGTCATCGTGCTGTCCGCCTTTATTACACCGTTTGAAAAAGATCGCCAAATGCTGCGCCAATTATTTTTACCGGAACAATTCATTGAAGTCCATGTCGACTGTCCATTAGAAATTTGCCAACAACGCGATCCCAAACGGCTCTATCAAAAGGCGCAAGCAGGGCTTGTCCCTGAATTTACCGGAATTTCTTCACCCTACGAACGGCCGATCCGACCCGATCTTCGCATTCCTACCGACCAATTAGACGTGATACAAAGTTTAGATGTTCTTTGGCAATTTTTACAGGGGCGCTATCCTCTGATATCACCAAGGCCGTGTTGA
- a CDS encoding DUF1648 domain-containing protein has protein sequence MNFRLTYAEALRVTGPWIFLPALIIFAMAAISAILYWRHGSSYKNAKSITVFLVVFGLVMVIFGLSLSLSTQGTGWSLQRGILTVDTGVGTVKVAASDVHTLWVNHHGSYALEERIIGTSTGSYHAGRFVLANGRSAWVFEYGDFPVLVILSPTETILLSSPGISKLPYALKTTNHIPLTAVAIQPSNPYGMILIIMVMIVAVAIQLLISRHYAPYLPERVATHFGLNGQPNGYASKRVALWLGPLISVIVAIPLLMISVLQPSFGSPLITPFSLTELVLVLIFWWMFHMNRKQA, from the coding sequence ATGAATTTTCGCCTAACCTATGCTGAAGCGTTACGAGTCACCGGGCCATGGATCTTTCTTCCAGCTCTCATAATATTTGCGATGGCCGCTATCAGTGCTATTTTATATTGGCGACATGGGTCTTCTTATAAAAACGCCAAAAGCATCACAGTGTTTCTCGTCGTATTCGGGCTTGTCATGGTCATTTTTGGTCTGTCCCTTTCTTTGTCGACTCAAGGAACCGGGTGGTCGTTGCAAAGGGGTATTTTAACGGTCGATACGGGAGTCGGCACGGTCAAAGTGGCAGCAAGCGATGTGCATACCTTGTGGGTGAATCATCACGGATCCTATGCTCTTGAGGAGCGTATCATTGGTACGAGCACAGGATCTTACCATGCTGGACGATTTGTATTGGCAAATGGGCGATCCGCGTGGGTCTTTGAATACGGAGATTTCCCGGTTCTTGTCATCCTTTCCCCCACCGAGACCATATTGCTTTCATCGCCCGGAATCTCGAAGTTGCCCTACGCTTTAAAGACAACAAACCATATACCTTTGACTGCGGTAGCTATTCAACCATCCAATCCATATGGAATGATTCTGATTATTATGGTGATGATCGTAGCGGTGGCGATACAACTGTTGATCAGTCGGCATTATGCCCCCTATCTGCCCGAACGCGTGGCCACCCATTTTGGTTTAAATGGTCAGCCTAATGGCTATGCCTCAAAAAGAGTTGCGCTTTGGCTAGGTCCCCTGATCTCTGTGATAGTGGCAATCCCTTTGCTTATGATTTCAGTTTTGCAACCATCATTTGGCTCCCCTTTAATCACGCCCTTTTCACTCACTGAACTGGTGTTGGTATTGATTTTTTGGTGGATGTTTCATATGAACCGAAAACAGGCTTAG
- a CDS encoding ABC transporter permease, protein MYNLRLIIAMTVKELIRRKTLPILIAMTCLFLIVFDLEIQQQRIYSAATNPLGNLTTLFGDKLLAAFFMNLVIAFIGIFIVAGFIPNDIDNGTLFVVLARPIKRWQLIVGKWLTVAFLELLYLPLVIVTVQEIIVSHFPGAALNIPTLMQLLAAFITEAWVINILALFSSIVLPHITAAIMVGLAFIANFILGSIAPYSPSNSWTHHLFVLFQFLLPTDDLYRRAWYEWNGGASNPLILTGGPFGGNHPVPVAIVIYALFYIASTLWLSCTVFDHLDF, encoded by the coding sequence ATGTACAATCTTCGCTTAATTATTGCCATGACCGTTAAAGAACTCATTCGGCGTAAAACGCTGCCCATTCTCATCGCCATGACTTGCCTCTTTCTTATCGTCTTTGACCTGGAAATTCAGCAACAGCGTATCTATTCAGCCGCTACCAATCCCTTAGGCAATCTCACCACCCTCTTCGGAGATAAGCTTTTAGCAGCATTTTTTATGAACTTGGTCATTGCCTTTATTGGTATTTTCATTGTGGCGGGATTCATTCCTAATGACATCGATAACGGTACCTTGTTTGTGGTTTTGGCGCGCCCCATTAAACGCTGGCAACTCATAGTGGGCAAATGGCTTACAGTCGCTTTCCTGGAGTTGCTGTATTTGCCTTTAGTGATCGTTACGGTCCAAGAGATAATCGTCTCCCATTTCCCGGGTGCCGCGTTGAATATTCCCACGCTCATGCAATTGCTTGCAGCGTTTATCACTGAAGCCTGGGTGATTAACATATTAGCCCTCTTCAGCTCCATCGTTTTGCCTCACATCACCGCAGCCATTATGGTGGGGCTAGCATTTATCGCGAATTTCATCCTAGGATCCATCGCGCCATATTCACCGTCGAATTCTTGGACCCACCACCTCTTTGTGCTATTCCAATTCCTTCTCCCAACCGATGACTTATATCGGCGTGCTTGGTATGAATGGAATGGTGGGGCCTCCAATCCTTTAATATTGACCGGAGGGCCTTTTGGGGGGAACCATCCTGTGCCCGTTGCCATTGTCATTTATGCCCTATTTTACATAGCCAGCACACTGTGGCTGTCATGCACCGTGTTTGACCATCTTGATTTTTAG